One window of the Oncorhynchus mykiss isolate Arlee chromosome 5, USDA_OmykA_1.1, whole genome shotgun sequence genome contains the following:
- the rpl12 gene encoding 60S ribosomal protein L12 isoform X2: protein MRCTGGEVGATSALAPKIGPLGLSPKKVGDDIAKATGDWKGLRITVKLTIVNRQAAIEVVPSASALIIKALKEPPRDRKKVKNIKHSGSVTFDEIVTVARTMRPRSIARELSGTIKEILGTAQSVGCTIDGRPPHDVIDDINSGKVECPSE, encoded by the exons ATGCGATGCACAGGAGGAGAAGTTGGTGCCACCTCAGCGCTGGCCCCAAAGATTGGACCCCTGGGTCTG TCTCCTAAGAAGGTTGGTGACGATATCGCCAAGGCCACCGGAGATTGGAAGGGCCTGAGGATCACTGTCAAGCTGACCATTGTGAACAGGCAGGCAGCG ATCGAGGTGGTGCCCTCTGCTTCAGCGTTGATCATCAAGGCCCTAAAGGAGCCCCCTCGTGACCGGAAGAAGGTCAAGAACA TCAAGCACAGCGGTAGCGTGACCTTCGATGAGATTGTGACAGTTGCCCGCACGATGAGGCCCCGCTCCATTGCCAGGGAGCTTTCTG GAACTATCAAGGAGATTCTGGGAACTGCCCAGTCTGTGGGTTGCACCATCGATGGCCGTCCTCCCCATGATGTCATTGATGACATCAACAGTGGCAAGGTGGAGTGCCCATCTGAGTAA
- the rpl12 gene encoding 60S ribosomal protein L12 isoform X1 has product MPPKFDPNETKVVYMRCTGGEVGATSALAPKIGPLGLSPKKVGDDIAKATGDWKGLRITVKLTIVNRQAAIEVVPSASALIIKALKEPPRDRKKVKNIKHSGSVTFDEIVTVARTMRPRSIARELSGTIKEILGTAQSVGCTIDGRPPHDVIDDINSGKVECPSE; this is encoded by the exons ATGCCTCCTAAATTCGACCCCAATGAGACTAAAGTTG TGTACATGCGATGCACAGGAGGAGAAGTTGGTGCCACCTCAGCGCTGGCCCCAAAGATTGGACCCCTGGGTCTG TCTCCTAAGAAGGTTGGTGACGATATCGCCAAGGCCACCGGAGATTGGAAGGGCCTGAGGATCACTGTCAAGCTGACCATTGTGAACAGGCAGGCAGCG ATCGAGGTGGTGCCCTCTGCTTCAGCGTTGATCATCAAGGCCCTAAAGGAGCCCCCTCGTGACCGGAAGAAGGTCAAGAACA TCAAGCACAGCGGTAGCGTGACCTTCGATGAGATTGTGACAGTTGCCCGCACGATGAGGCCCCGCTCCATTGCCAGGGAGCTTTCTG GAACTATCAAGGAGATTCTGGGAACTGCCCAGTCTGTGGGTTGCACCATCGATGGCCGTCCTCCCCATGATGTCATTGATGACATCAACAGTGGCAAGGTGGAGTGCCCATCTGAGTAA